From a region of the Salvelinus alpinus chromosome 2, SLU_Salpinus.1, whole genome shotgun sequence genome:
- the LOC139557585 gene encoding interferon-induced GTP-binding protein Mx3: protein MNNTLNQHYEEKVRPCIDLIDSLRSLGVEKDLALPAIAVIGDQSSGKSSVLEALSGVALPRGSGIVTRCPLELKMKRKREGEEWHGKISYQDHEEEIEDPSDVEKKIREAQDEMAGVGVGISDDLISLEIGSPDVPDLTLIDLPGIARVAVKGQPENIGEQIKRLIRKFITKQETINLVVVPCNVDIATTEALKMAQEVDPEGERTLGILTKPDLVDKGTEETVVDIVHNEVIHLTKGYMIVKCRGQKEIMERVSLTEATEREKAFFKEHAHLSTLYDEGHATIPKLAEKLTLELVHHIEKSLPRLEEQIEAKLAETHAELERYGTGPPEDSAERMYFLIDKVTAFTQDAINLSTGEELKSGIRLNVFSTLRKEFEKWKLHLDRSGEIFNQRIEGEVADYEKTYRGRELPGFINYKTFEVMVKDQIKQLEEPAVKKLKEISDAVRKVFLLLAQSSFTGFPNLLKSAKTKIEAIKQVNDSTAESMLRTQFKMELIVYTQDSTYSHSLSERKREEEDDRPLPTVKIRSTIFSTDNNATLQEMMLHLKSYYRISSQRLADQIPMVIRYLVLQESASQLQREMLQTLQEKDNIEQLLKEDFDIGSKRAALQNKLKRLMKARSYLVEF, encoded by the exons ATGAATAACACTctaaaccaacattatgaggagaAGGTGCGTCCCTGTATAGACCTTATCGACTCCCTGCGCTCCCTTGGTGTGGAGAAGGACCTTGCGCTGCCTGCCATCGCCGTGATAGGGGACCAGAGTTCGGGAAAGAGCTCAGTGCTGGAGGCGCTGTCTGGGGTGGCTTTGCCAAGGGGGAGTG GTATTGTAACACGATGCCCTCTCGAGCtgaagatgaagaggaagagagaaggagaagaatgGCACGGAAAAATCAGCTACCAAGACCATGAGGAGGAGATTGAGGACCCCTCTGATGTGGAGAAGAAAATTCGTGAAG CCCAGGACGAAATGGCAGGTGTGGGGGTGGGTATCAGTGATGACCTCATCAGCCTAGAGATTGGCTCCCCTGACGTCCCAGACCTCACACTCATCGACCTGCCAGGCATCGCCCGGGTAGCTGTCAAGGGTCAACCTGAGAACATTGGTGAACAG ATTAAGAGATTGATACGGAAGTTCATCACAAAGCAAGAAACAATCAACTTGGTGGTTGTGCCATGCAACGTTGACATTGCAACCACAGAGGCTTTGAAGATGGCACAAGAGGTGGACCCTGAAGGGGAAAGGACATTAG GCATCCTGACCAAGCCTGACCTGGTAGACAAAGGCACAGAGGAGACGGTGGTGGACATAGTTCATAATGAGGTTATCCACCTAACTAAGGGCTACATGATAGTCAAGTGCAGGGGCCAGAAGGAGATCATGGAGCGAGTCTCACTGACCGAGgccacagagagggagaaggcttTCTTCAAAGAGCACGCTCATCTCAG CACACTTTATGATGAGGGCCATGCCACCATCCCTAAACTGGCAGAGAAATTAACTCTTGAACTGGTGCATCATATCGAG AAATCCCTGCCTCGTCTAGAAGAGCAGATTGAGGCAAAGCTGGCAGAGACACATGCCGAGCTGGAAAGATATGGTACCGGACCCCCTGAGGACTCGGCGGAAAGGATGTACTTCCTGATTGAT AAAGTGACTGCGTTCACCCAGGATGCCATCAACCTGAGCACTGGGGAGGAGCTGAAAAGCGGAATTCGTCTCAATGTCTTCTCCACACTCAGAAAAGAGTTTGAGAAATGGAAGTTACACCTGGATCGCTCTGGAGAAATCT TTAACCAGAGGATCGAGGGAGAAGTGGCTGATTATGAGAAGACCTACCGTGGAAGGGAGCTCCCAGGGTTCATCAACTACAAGACCTTTGAGGTGATGGTGAAAGACCAGATTAAACAACTTGAGGAACCAGCAGTCAAGAAGCTGAAGGAGATTTCAG ATGccgttaggaaggtgttcttgcTGCTGGCTCAGAGCAGCTTCACTGGATTTCCTAACCTCCTGAAATCAGCGAAG ACAAAAATTGAGGCCATTAAGCAGGTGAATGACTCTACAGCTGAGTCCATGTTGAGGACTCAGTTCAAGATGGAGCTGATAGTGTACACACAGGACAGCACCTACAGCCACAGTCTgagtgagaggaagagggaggaggaagacgaccGACCCTTACCGACCGTTAAGATAAGGAGTACGATCTTTAGCACAGACAACAATGCCACCCTACAGGAGATGATGCTGCACCTCAAGTCCTATTACAGG ATATCCAGTCAGCGTCTGGCTGATCAAATTCCCATGGTAATCCGCTACCTGGTTCTGCAGGAGTCTGCTTCCCAGCTGCAGAGGGAGATGCTTCAGACTCTGCAGGAGAAGGACAACATCGAGCAGCTGCTGAAGGAGGACTTCGACATCGGCAGCAAGAGGGCTGCACTGCAGAACAAGCTCAAACGTCTGATGAAGGCACGCAGCTACCTAGTGGAGTTCTAG